CCTCGCCCTCGGCGACTGGATGCTGCCCACGGGGACGGAGGCGCTCAAGGACCCCGCCCTGCACACCGCCAAGGACGGCTGGGCGACCGGCGCCGCCCTCGCCCCCCACCTCCGCCCGGCCCCCGCTCAGTCCGTGCGCGGCTATCCCGAGTGGAAGGACAAGGTGGCGACCCCCGCGTTCCAGGAGTACTACAGCGGGGCGATCGGGCTCGCCGAGCTGCGAAAGCGGCTGGTGAGGGACGGGAACCTGGTGCTGGCCCGCTATCAGAGGTGATGGGGCGGGGCCGGAGGTGAGTGGTCGGGGCCGGTCCCGGGCCGGCGGTGGCCGCCGGCCCGAGCGAAAACAGGTTGGACGAGACGTCTCGTCTTGTCTAGGGTCGTCACATGACCACTCGCCCCGCCCACATCGCCATGTTCTCCATCGCAGCCCACGGGCACGTGAACCCGAGCATCGAGGTGATCCGTGAGCTCGTGGCGCGCGGTCACCGCGTGACGTACGCGATTCCGCCCGCCTTCGACGAGAAGGTCGCCGAGACGGGGGCCGAGCCGAGGCTCTGGCACTCGACCCTGCCCACGGACGACGACGATCCGGATGCCTGGGGGACCGAGCTGATCGACAACATCGAGCCGTTCCTGACCGACGCGCTGCAGGCCGAGCCGCAACTCGCGGCGGCCTACGAGGGCGACGAACCGGACCTTGTGCTGTACGACATCACCGCGTACCCGGCCCGGGTGCTCGCCCACCGCTGGGGCGTCCCGATCGTGCAGCTCTCCCCGAACCTCGTCGCGTGGGAGGGGTATGACGAGGAGGTCGGCAAACCGCTGTTCGAGCCGCTCAAGCAGACCCCGCGCGGCAAGGCGTTCTACGACACCTTCGCGCGCTGGATCGCGGAGAACGGCATGGACCTGAGCGTCGAGGACTTCATGGGCCGCCCCGACCGGTGCCTCGTTCTCATCCCCAAGGCTCTCCAGCCGAACGCCGACCGCGTCGACGAGAAGCGGTACACGTTCGTCGGCGCCTGTCAGGGCGAGCGCGCCGCACAGGGGGACTGGCGGCGGCCCGCCGACGCCGAGAAGGTCCTGCTCGTGTCCCTGGGCTCCAGCTTCACCAAGCAGCCCGCCTTCTACCGCGCGTGCGTCGAGGCCTTCGGCCGGCTGCCGGGCTGGCACGTCGTGCTGCAGATCGGTCGCTTCGTCGACCCCGCGGAGCTGGGGGAGGTGCCCGGCAACGTGGAGGTCCACCCGTGGGTGCCCCAGCTCGCGATCCTCCGCCAGGCCGACGCGTTCATCACGCACGCCGGTGCGGGCGGCAGCCAGGAGGGGCTGGCCACCGGCACCCCGATGGTCGCCGTACCGCAGGCCGTCGACCAGTTCGGCAACGCCGACATGCTCCAGGCGCTGGGCGTGGCCCGCCATCTGCCGATGCCGGAGGCCACGGCCGAGACCCTGCGGGAAACGGTCCTCGCCCTGGTCGAGGATCCCGAGGTGGCGCGCCGCCTGGCGGTGATCCGGGAGGAGATGGCGGGGGAGGGCGGCACCGGGCGCGCGGCCGACCTCATCGAGGCCGAGCTGCGCCAGGCCTAGACCCGACGCACGGCAACGTGGCCGGGGCGTGTGCGCCCCGGCCACGTACGACCTCATCGTGCGGAGATCAGACGCGGCCCCGGCCACGTACGACCTCATCGTGCGGAGATCAGACGCCCACCTTCTCTCCCTCGACCGCCGGCGGTCCGGACGCGGCCTCCGGGGACTCGTCGTGGGTGAAGTCCGGCAGCCGGTTCAGCCACTTCGGCAGATACCAGTTGCGCTCGCCGAGCAGCGCCATCACGGCCGGCAGCAGCACCCCGCGGATGATCGTCGCGTCGATGAGCACCGCGGCCGCCAGGCCCACACCCATCTGTTTCATGGACTGCATGGACAGCGTCCCGAAGATCGCGAAGACGGCGACCATGATGACGGCGGCGCTGGTCACGACACCGGCCGTCGTGACCACCCCGTGCCGGATCGCGTCCTTGGTGTCCCGGCCCCGCAGCCGCGCCTCACGGATCCGCGAGACCACGAACACGTGGTAGTCCATCGAGAGTCCGAAGAGGATCACGAAGAGGAACAGCGGCAGCCAGGTGATGATGGCGCCCACGCCCTCCGCACCGACCAGCGAGGCGCCCCAGCCGTGCTGGAAGACGGCGACCAGGATGCCGTAGGCCGCCGCGACCGACAGGAGGTTGAGCACGATCGAGGTGATCGCGATCGTCAGCGAGCGGAACGAGAGCAGCATCAGCAGGAAGGCGAAGACGACCACGAACGCGAAGACCGGGGCCACCGAGCCCAGCAACTGGTCGCTGAAGTCGTGCGATCCTGCGACCTGTCCGGTGATCGGGGCCTGGACGCCGTCGACCTTGCCGAGTGTGTCGGGCCGCACCTTGTCGCGCAGCAGCTGAAGGCTCTTCTCCGCCTTGTCCTGGTCGGAGCCGCCCACGAGGGGCACGTAGACGAAGGCGACGTTCTGCGCCGCGTGCACCTTGATGTCGACCGGGCCGCGCGAGGCACCCGAACTGATGGCCTGCGTACGGAAGTCGGCGAGCGCGGCCTTCACGTCGGAGGCGTTGATGTCGTGCGCCTTGACGACCACCTCGGCCGGCTCGGAGCCGCCCGGGAAGGCGTCGTTGACCCGGTTGTACGTCCCCACGATCGGCAGCGAGTCGCCGAACTCCTTGTCCAGCGTCAGCTGTTGCGTCTTCATGCCGAGGGCGGGAGCGGCGATGGCCAGCAGCGTACCGGCCGCGACGAGCAGCGAGACGGCGGGCTTGGCGAGTACGACCCGCAGTACCGCGCCCCAGAACCGGCTGCCCTCCTCGGCGGACCGGACGCGCTTGCCCCTGGCCCGCCGCTTGTCCGGGTGCAGGAACGGCAGGCGGCCCTTCTCGACCCGCTCGCCGAGCAGCGAGAGCAGCGCGGGCAGCACGGTGACCGAGCCGACCATGGCGACCGCCACGACCATCAGCGAGGCCAGCCCCATCGCCTCGAACTCGGCGAGCCCGGTGAAGAGCATGCCGGCCATCGCCACGCACACCGTGACACCGGAGACGACGATGGCGCGGCCGCTGGTGGCGGCGGCGATCCGCAGCGCGGCCCCGGCGTCCCGGCCGGCCTCGCGCTCCTCGCGCTCGCGGCGCAGATAGAACAGGCAGTAGTCGACGCCGACGGCCAGACCCACCAGGAGCATCACGGAGTTGGCGGTGTCGCTCATCGGCTGGAGGTGGCTGACGATGCCCATCAGGCCCATGGTCGCCATGATCGCGGTGAGCGCGAGCGCCACCGGGAGCAGCGCCGCCACCAGGGCGCCGAAGGCGATCAACAGAATACCGAGGGCCACCGGCACCGCGGAGTACTCGGCCTTCTTGAAGTCGTCGCCGAACGCGTCGGAGAAGGTCTTCTGCATGCTGGCGCCGCCGATCTCCTCGATCCGCAGCGCCGTATGGTCCTTCTGGACGCCCTTGACGGCGTTCAGCACCGGCTCGACACGGTCGCCCGCGGTGTCCGCGTCGCCCCGCATGTCGAACTGCACGAGCGCGCTGCGCCCGTCCCTGGAGATCGTCTTCGTGTCGTACGGGGAGGTCACGGCCGTGACGTTGCCGGTCCCCTCGACGGCCTTGACGACGGCGGTGACGGCGGCGCGGAAGTCGGCGTCCGTCGCCTTGACGTTCGCGTCCTTCCCCTGGATCAGGACGCTCTCACCGGCCGGGGCCTTGATCCCCGAATCCTCGATGATCTTCGCGGCGGTGTGTGTCTCGCCCTTGAGCTGATCGCTCTCCTTGACGTCGACGCGGCCCGCCGCCGAGCCGAGCCCCATCGCCAGGACGACGAACAGCACCCAGATTCCCACGGCGGCCCATCGGTGCCGGGCGCTCCAGCCGCCTGCCCGCGCGGCGATGCCCCGCACCCGTATGTCTCCGTTCCCCATGACGGGCCAGCCCCCTTGTGCACGGTGACAGCCCCCTGCCGTCACCTCTGCTTATGAAGGTAGGGGTGGGATAAGAACGTCTCCTCGTGCTGCCCGGTGAACCGCGGGACCTCCGGCTCCTCCCCGCGGCCCCCGTCGTCTCCGCACTGGGGAGGACAGGGGCCCCTTACACCTATCCGGGCCTCTCGGGGATCCGGATCAGGGTGCGGTGCCGATCGGGACCGGGGTGCGGGTGTTGATCCGCCTGGGCCCGACGGCCGTCCTATGGTGTGCGGATGACGACGACGTACGCGGCACTGCTGCGCGGGATCAACGTGGGCGGCAACAAGAAGGTGCCGATGGCCGAGCTGCGCACACTGATCGAGGAACTCGGCCATGGCGGCGTACAGACGTATCTCCAGAGCGGCAACGCCGTCTTCTCCACCGACCGCGGGGACGAGGACTCCCTGGCGGCCGAGTTGGCCGAGGCCATGGAGAAGCACTTCGGCTTCGGCGTCGGCGTACTGGTCCGCGACCACGCCTATCTGAGGGCCGTACGGGAGGCGTGCCCGTTCCCGGCCGACGAGCTGGAGGCCAAGCAGCTGCACGTCACCTACTTCTCGGGTCCCGTCGACGCCGAGCGCTTCGCCTCCGTCGACCCGGCGGTGTTCCTGCCGGAGGAGTTCCGCCTCGGCGACCGGGCGCTCTATCTGTACGCACCCGACGGCCTGGGACGCTCCAAGCTCGCCGAGGCCCTGTCGAAGCCGCGGCTCCTCAAGGCCGTCACCGCCACCACCCGCAACTGGAACACGGTCGTCAAACTCGAGGAGCTGACCGGTGCCTGAGCACAACCCCGCCGTGGAGGCCGCCATCATGGGCGAACTGAGGCTGCTCGACGCGGAGGTCCGCCGCTCGCCGGAGCGGCTCGGAGCACTGCTCCACCCCGACTTCTACGAGTTCGGCAGCTCCGGGCGGCTGTGGGACCGCGCCTCCGTCCTCGCCGAACTGACCGGCAAGGCCGTGCCCGGGTCGCGGCCCCTCACCGCCTCGCGGATGAAGGGCGTCCAGCTCGCACCGGACCTGGTCCACCTCACCTTCGACACGGAGGAGGACAACGGCCGCCGTGTGCACCGGAGTTCGCTGTGGCGGCGGACGGAGGACGGCTGGCGCCTGTACTTCCACCAGGGCACACCGTTCAGGTCCGACCCAGAGTGACCTTTCGTACGCCGCCATAGGAGGTGTACGAGACGATCTCGTCCGGGACCGTCAGCCTCGGGTCCCGGTACAGGCGTCGCAGCTCGTCCTCGCCGTCGGCCGCGGCGACGGAGTCGATCAGGGCGAGCTCGTCCGCGTCGAGCGCGGCGTCGTCGAGGATCTCCGGGCCCCAGGCGTCCCAGGGCAGCAGTTCGACGCCGTTGAGGGCGGCCAGGTCGCGCAGGACGTCGGCGCGGACGAACCACAGGCCGTGATACGACAGGCCCTCGATCCCGTTGAGGTCGAACACGCCGAACCTCCGGGGGTCGGCTCCTCCCTCGCGGCACGCCCGCCAGGCGTCGGCGGCCACCAGGAACTGGTCGCGGGGCACGTCCATCGGGTCGAAGTCGATGTCGTACTCGTGGTGGACCTGCGGGTCGGCCAGCCGCCAACTGCCGTCCGGCAGGCGGTACTCGGTGACCCAGTGGTCGGCGTAGTACGCGTCGAAGTACCGGGCGAAGCCACAACGGAGCCGGGCAGCCGTCCCCGTGGCCCGCAGGAGGGAGCAGTGCAGCAGCGCGAAGTCCCGGCACGTACCCACGAATCGCTCAGCGGGCGCCCGCCGTTCGGTGAGCGGCGTGTCACCGCGCTCCGCGAGGATCCGCAGCACTTCCGTCGCGTAACGCGACTCCGCGTCCGCGTGCACCCGTTCCTCGGGGATGGCGTAGTCGAAGCGGGGGCCCTCGCCCCGATGGATGATCAGATCTCTGACGACACAGGCGAGTTGCCCCGGATCACGGGGCAGTGCGCCGAGGTCCGGGGCGTCGCCCGGATCGCTGTACGTCGTCTGCTTCAGGTACGGGTCCATGCCCGGGATCCTCGTCCTTGCCCCAGGGGCAGGGTCAACCCAGCGCCGCCATGTCCTCGGCGGTGAGCCGTACCGCCCCCGCGTCGAGGTTCTCCTCCAGATGGGCGAGGGATCCCGTGCCCGGGGTCGGGCACAGCACCGGGGAGCGGTGCAGCAGCCAGGCCAGGGCGATCTGCCCCGCGGTCGCCCCGTGCGCGGCGGCGATCCGGGCGCACGCCGGGTCGGCGGTGAGGGAGCCGTTGCCCAGCGGGAACCAGGGCAGGAAGGCGATGCCGCGCGCCTCACACAGCCTCAGCAGCGGCTCCGAGTCGCGGTCGAGCAGGTTGAAGCGGTTCTGGACCGAGGCGATGTCGGTCAACTCCATTGCCCCTTCAAGCTGTTCGGCGGTGACGGAGTCGAGCCCGATGTGCCGGATCTTGCCCTCCGCGCGCAACTCGTCGAGCGCGCCCAGCTGTTCGGCCATGGGCACGGCCGGGTCGAGCCGGTGCAACTGGTACAGGCCGATCGCCTCGAGCCGCAGCCGCCGCAGGCTCGCCTCACACATCGCCCGCAACCGCTCGGGCCGCCCGTCGACGTGCCAGGCGCGGTCGCCGGTGCGCACGACACCGCCCTTGGTCGCGATCAACAGGTCCTCGGTGTACGGGTGCAGGGCCTCGGCGACCAGCTCCTCGGCGATCGAGGGACCGTAGTTGTCGGCGGTGTCGACGAGGGTGACCCCGCGCCCGACGGCCCGCCGCAGCACGGCCACCGCGTCCCGGGCGTCCCCGCGCGGCCCCCAGTAGCCGGGACCGGTCAACTGGGCGGTGCCGTAGCCGAGCCGCCGCACCGGCGGCTCCCCGCCGAGTGCAAAGTCCGGCGAGAAGCCTGCTGCGGAGTCGGTGGCAGATCTTCCCGGAACCATTTCATGGAGGGTACACGCGACTGTGCGAGGCTCGTTTCAGGCGTTGCCTGGATTCATCCGCAGCGCACCGGTCTTGAGGCGGTGGTGAAGCGGATCACGTGACTGCGGTGCGGAGCGCCGCGGAAGTGTCCCGGCGGAGTCGGGGGAGCGCTCCGTCCAGGCTACGCGGCTGCTCCTGCCGCAGATCGGCGAGGTGCGGGCGAAATGCTCCCGCACTCTGCCGTCCGTTCCTTCGAGCGTGACGGTGATCCGCGATGCGGCCGGGCGCTTCTTCGCCTCCTTTGTGGTGGAGACCGACCCGAACGCGGATCTGGCGCGGATGCCCGGGGCCGATGACCTGCCGAGTGTCGGGATCGACCTGGGACTGACCCCTTTTGCGGTCTTGTCCGACGGGACGAGGATCGACAGCCCGCGATTTCTGTGGCGGGCGGAGAAGAAGTTGAAGAAGACCCAGAAAGAGCTGTCCCGCAAGCAGAAGGGCAGCAGGAACCGGGAGAAGGCCCGCTTGAACACCTGGCGGTCAAGGGGCTCGCGCGCAGCGAGCTCGGCACGTCCGTCCATGACGCCGGACGGGCCTCTTTCCTGGCGATGCTGGAGTACAAGGCGCAGCGGTACGGGCGCGCGTTTGTGAAGGTCGGCCGGTTCGAGCCGACCAGTCAGGTGTGCTCGGTCTACGGCATCAAGGACGGGCCCAAACCTCTGCACGTACGGCAGTGGACCTGCACGCGCGAAGAAGCAGGAAGCCACGGAATCCGGTC
This portion of the Streptomyces mirabilis genome encodes:
- a CDS encoding nuclear transport factor 2 family protein, encoding MPEHNPAVEAAIMGELRLLDAEVRRSPERLGALLHPDFYEFGSSGRLWDRASVLAELTGKAVPGSRPLTASRMKGVQLAPDLVHLTFDTEEDNGRRVHRSSLWRRTEDGWRLYFHQGTPFRSDPE
- a CDS encoding MMPL family transporter, translated to MGNGDIRVRGIAARAGGWSARHRWAAVGIWVLFVVLAMGLGSAAGRVDVKESDQLKGETHTAAKIIEDSGIKAPAGESVLIQGKDANVKATDADFRAAVTAVVKAVEGTGNVTAVTSPYDTKTISRDGRSALVQFDMRGDADTAGDRVEPVLNAVKGVQKDHTALRIEEIGGASMQKTFSDAFGDDFKKAEYSAVPVALGILLIAFGALVAALLPVALALTAIMATMGLMGIVSHLQPMSDTANSVMLLVGLAVGVDYCLFYLRREREEREAGRDAGAALRIAAATSGRAIVVSGVTVCVAMAGMLFTGLAEFEAMGLASLMVVAVAMVGSVTVLPALLSLLGERVEKGRLPFLHPDKRRARGKRVRSAEEGSRFWGAVLRVVLAKPAVSLLVAAGTLLAIAAPALGMKTQQLTLDKEFGDSLPIVGTYNRVNDAFPGGSEPAEVVVKAHDINASDVKAALADFRTQAISSGASRGPVDIKVHAAQNVAFVYVPLVGGSDQDKAEKSLQLLRDKVRPDTLGKVDGVQAPITGQVAGSHDFSDQLLGSVAPVFAFVVVFAFLLMLLSFRSLTIAITSIVLNLLSVAAAYGILVAVFQHGWGASLVGAEGVGAIITWLPLFLFVILFGLSMDYHVFVVSRIREARLRGRDTKDAIRHGVVTTAGVVTSAAVIMVAVFAIFGTLSMQSMKQMGVGLAAAVLIDATIIRGVLLPAVMALLGERNWYLPKWLNRLPDFTHDESPEAASGPPAVEGEKVGV
- a CDS encoding transglutaminase-like domain-containing protein, translated to MDPYLKQTTYSDPGDAPDLGALPRDPGQLACVVRDLIIHRGEGPRFDYAIPEERVHADAESRYATEVLRILAERGDTPLTERRAPAERFVGTCRDFALLHCSLLRATGTAARLRCGFARYFDAYYADHWVTEYRLPDGSWRLADPQVHHEYDIDFDPMDVPRDQFLVAADAWRACREGGADPRRFGVFDLNGIEGLSYHGLWFVRADVLRDLAALNGVELLPWDAWGPEILDDAALDADELALIDSVAAADGEDELRRLYRDPRLTVPDEIVSYTSYGGVRKVTLGRT
- a CDS encoding aldo/keto reductase, giving the protein MVPGRSATDSAAGFSPDFALGGEPPVRRLGYGTAQLTGPGYWGPRGDARDAVAVLRRAVGRGVTLVDTADNYGPSIAEELVAEALHPYTEDLLIATKGGVVRTGDRAWHVDGRPERLRAMCEASLRRLRLEAIGLYQLHRLDPAVPMAEQLGALDELRAEGKIRHIGLDSVTAEQLEGAMELTDIASVQNRFNLLDRDSEPLLRLCEARGIAFLPWFPLGNGSLTADPACARIAAAHGATAGQIALAWLLHRSPVLCPTPGTGSLAHLEENLDAGAVRLTAEDMAALG
- a CDS encoding DUF1697 domain-containing protein, translating into MTTTYAALLRGINVGGNKKVPMAELRTLIEELGHGGVQTYLQSGNAVFSTDRGDEDSLAAELAEAMEKHFGFGVGVLVRDHAYLRAVREACPFPADELEAKQLHVTYFSGPVDAERFASVDPAVFLPEEFRLGDRALYLYAPDGLGRSKLAEALSKPRLLKAVTATTRNWNTVVKLEELTGA
- the mgt gene encoding macrolide-inactivating glycosyltransferase, encoding MTTRPAHIAMFSIAAHGHVNPSIEVIRELVARGHRVTYAIPPAFDEKVAETGAEPRLWHSTLPTDDDDPDAWGTELIDNIEPFLTDALQAEPQLAAAYEGDEPDLVLYDITAYPARVLAHRWGVPIVQLSPNLVAWEGYDEEVGKPLFEPLKQTPRGKAFYDTFARWIAENGMDLSVEDFMGRPDRCLVLIPKALQPNADRVDEKRYTFVGACQGERAAQGDWRRPADAEKVLLVSLGSSFTKQPAFYRACVEAFGRLPGWHVVLQIGRFVDPAELGEVPGNVEVHPWVPQLAILRQADAFITHAGAGGSQEGLATGTPMVAVPQAVDQFGNADMLQALGVARHLPMPEATAETLRETVLALVEDPEVARRLAVIREEMAGEGGTGRAADLIEAELRQA